One Streptomyces sp. RPA4-2 genomic window carries:
- a CDS encoding peroxiredoxin gives MAIEVGTEAPDFELKDNHGATVKLSDFRGEKNVVLLFYPFAFTGVCTGELCALRDELPKFVNDDVQLLAVSNDSIHTLRVFAEQESLDYPLLSDFWPHGNTSRAYGVFDEDKGCAVRGTFIIDKAGVVRWTVVNGLPDARDLNEYVKALDTL, from the coding sequence ATGGCGATCGAGGTCGGCACCGAGGCACCGGACTTCGAGCTCAAGGACAACCACGGGGCCACCGTGAAGCTGTCCGACTTCCGCGGCGAGAAGAACGTGGTGCTGCTCTTCTACCCGTTCGCTTTCACCGGTGTGTGCACCGGCGAGTTGTGCGCCCTGCGCGACGAACTGCCGAAGTTCGTCAACGACGACGTCCAGCTGCTGGCCGTCTCCAACGACTCCATCCACACCCTGCGCGTCTTCGCCGAGCAGGAGAGCCTGGACTACCCGCTGCTCTCCGATTTCTGGCCGCACGGCAACACTTCACGCGCGTACGGCGTCTTCGACGAGGACAAGGGGTGTGCCGTGCGCGGCACCTTCATCATCGACAAGGCGGGCGTCGTGCGCTGGACCGTGGTCAACGGTCTGCCGGACGCGCGTGACCTGAACGAGTACGTGAAGGCGCTCGACACCCTGTGA
- a CDS encoding DUF3052 domain-containing protein has protein sequence MSATADHAEERTNPAGRLGFEPGQVVQEIGFDDDVDHDLREGIESLIGQDLVDEDYDDVADVVLLWFRDEDGDLTDALVDAIGLLEDGGMIWLLTPKTGRDGYVEPSDINDAAQTAGLSQTKSISVGKEWSGTRLATPKSKR, from the coding sequence GTGAGCGCGACCGCGGACCACGCGGAGGAGCGGACCAACCCGGCCGGCAGGCTGGGGTTCGAGCCCGGACAGGTGGTCCAGGAGATCGGCTTCGACGACGACGTTGACCACGACCTCCGTGAAGGTATCGAATCGTTGATCGGCCAGGACCTGGTCGATGAGGACTACGACGACGTCGCAGACGTCGTACTGCTGTGGTTCCGCGACGAGGACGGCGACCTTACGGATGCCCTGGTGGACGCCATCGGTCTCCTTGAGGACGGCGGCATGATCTGGCTGCTGACCCCGAAGACCGGCCGGGACGGCTACGTCGAGCCCAGCGACATCAATGACGCCGCCCAGACCGCGGGCCTCTCCCAGACGAAGAGCATTTCCGTGGGGAAGGAGTGGTCGGGCACGCGTCTGGCCACGCCCAAGTCGAAGCGCTGA
- the aceE gene encoding pyruvate dehydrogenase (acetyl-transferring), homodimeric type: MASGSDRNPIIIGGLPSQVPDFDPEETQEWLDSLDAAVDERGRERARYLMLRLIERAREKRVAVPEMRSTDYVNTIATKDEPFFPGNEEIERKILNATRWNAAVMVSRAQRPGIGVGGHIATFASSASLYDVGFNHFFRGKDGGDGGDQIFFQGHASPGIYARAFLLDRLSEQRLDAFRQEKSKAPYGLSSYPHPRLMPDFWEFPTVSMGLGPLGAIFQARMNRYMEARGIADTSASHVWAFLGDGEMDEPESLGQLSIAAREGLDNLTFVVNCNLQRLDGPVRGNGKIIQELESQFRGAGWNVIKLVWDRSWDPLLAQDRDGILVNKLNTTPDGQFQTYATETGSYIRDHFFGDDHRLRAMVEGMTDDQILHLGRGGHDHKKIYAAFSAAKAHAGQPTVILAQTVKGWTLGPNFEGRNATHQMKKLTVADLKGFRDRLHLPISDRELEDGAPPYYHPGRNSEEIQYMHDRRKGLGGYVPTRVVRAKPLELPEDKTYASVKKGSGQQSIATTMAFVRLLKDLMRDKEIGKRFVLIAPDEYRTFGMDSFFPSAKIYNPLGQQYESVDRDLLLAYKESPTGQMLHDGISEAGCTASLIAAGSAYATHGEPLIPVYVFYSMFGFQRTGDQFWQMADQLARGFVLGATAGRTTLTGEGLQHADGHSQLLASTNPGCVAYDPAYGFEIAHIVKDGLRRMYGPDAEDVFYYLTVYNEPIQHPAEPANVDVEGILKGVHRFSEGTSGSIPAQVLASGVAVPWALEAQRILAADWNVRADVWSATSWNELRREAVEVERHNLLHPEEEQRVPYVTRKLSGSEGPFVAVSDWMRSVPDQIARWVPGTYQSLGADGFGFADTRGAARRFFHIDAQSIVVAVLTELAREGKVDRSVLKQAIDRYQLLEVAAADPGAAGGDA; encoded by the coding sequence GTGGCTTCCGGATCCGATCGCAATCCGATCATCATTGGCGGCCTTCCCAGTCAGGTCCCGGACTTCGACCCCGAAGAGACACAGGAGTGGCTCGACTCGCTCGACGCCGCCGTCGACGAGCGCGGCCGCGAGCGCGCCCGCTATCTGATGCTGCGGCTCATCGAGAGGGCCCGCGAGAAGCGCGTGGCCGTGCCCGAGATGCGCAGCACGGACTACGTCAACACCATCGCCACCAAGGACGAGCCCTTCTTCCCCGGCAACGAGGAGATCGAGCGCAAGATCCTCAACGCGACCCGCTGGAACGCGGCCGTGATGGTGTCCAGGGCCCAGCGTCCGGGCATCGGCGTCGGCGGCCACATCGCCACCTTCGCCTCCTCCGCCTCGCTCTACGACGTCGGCTTCAACCACTTCTTCCGCGGCAAGGACGGGGGCGACGGCGGTGACCAGATCTTCTTCCAGGGTCACGCGTCCCCCGGCATCTACGCCCGCGCGTTCCTGCTCGACCGGCTGAGCGAGCAGCGGCTCGACGCGTTCCGCCAGGAGAAGTCGAAGGCGCCGTACGGGCTGTCCTCATACCCGCACCCGCGGCTGATGCCGGACTTCTGGGAGTTCCCGACCGTCTCGATGGGCCTCGGCCCGCTCGGCGCGATCTTCCAGGCGCGGATGAACCGCTACATGGAGGCGCGCGGTATCGCGGACACCTCCGCGTCGCACGTCTGGGCGTTCCTCGGGGACGGCGAGATGGACGAGCCGGAATCGCTCGGACAGTTGTCCATCGCGGCTCGGGAGGGCCTCGACAACCTGACCTTCGTGGTCAACTGCAACCTCCAGCGTCTCGACGGCCCGGTGCGCGGCAACGGCAAGATCATCCAGGAGCTGGAGTCACAGTTCCGGGGCGCCGGATGGAACGTCATCAAGCTGGTGTGGGACCGCAGTTGGGACCCGCTGCTGGCGCAGGACCGCGACGGCATCCTCGTCAACAAGCTGAACACCACGCCCGACGGCCAGTTCCAGACGTACGCCACCGAGACCGGTTCGTACATCCGCGACCACTTCTTCGGCGACGACCACCGGCTGCGCGCCATGGTCGAGGGCATGACCGACGACCAGATCCTGCACCTGGGCCGCGGCGGTCACGACCACAAGAAGATCTACGCGGCGTTCTCGGCGGCCAAGGCGCACGCGGGCCAGCCGACGGTGATCCTGGCGCAGACGGTCAAGGGCTGGACGCTCGGGCCGAACTTCGAGGGCCGCAACGCCACGCACCAGATGAAGAAGCTGACGGTCGCCGACCTCAAGGGCTTCCGCGACCGGCTGCACCTGCCGATCTCCGACAGGGAGCTGGAGGACGGCGCGCCGCCGTACTACCACCCGGGCCGCAACTCCGAAGAGATCCAGTACATGCACGACCGGCGCAAGGGACTCGGCGGCTACGTCCCGACGCGTGTCGTGCGCGCGAAGCCGCTGGAGCTTCCCGAGGACAAGACGTACGCGAGCGTGAAGAAGGGTTCGGGTCAGCAGTCGATCGCCACGACCATGGCGTTCGTACGGCTTCTGAAGGACCTCATGCGGGACAAGGAGATCGGCAAGCGGTTCGTGCTGATCGCGCCCGACGAGTACCGCACCTTCGGCATGGACTCCTTCTTCCCGAGCGCGAAGATCTACAACCCGCTCGGTCAGCAGTACGAGTCCGTGGACCGCGATCTGCTGCTCGCGTACAAGGAGTCGCCGACCGGTCAGATGCTGCACGACGGCATCTCGGAGGCGGGCTGCACCGCCTCGCTGATCGCGGCGGGCTCGGCGTACGCCACGCACGGCGAGCCGCTGATCCCCGTCTACGTCTTCTACTCGATGTTCGGTTTCCAGCGCACCGGTGACCAGTTCTGGCAGATGGCCGACCAGTTGGCGCGCGGTTTCGTGCTCGGCGCGACCGCCGGCCGTACGACGCTGACCGGCGAGGGACTGCAGCACGCGGACGGCCACTCCCAGCTGCTCGCCTCGACGAACCCGGGCTGTGTCGCGTACGACCCGGCGTACGGCTTCGAGATCGCGCACATCGTGAAGGACGGTCTGCGCCGGATGTACGGTCCGGACGCGGAGGACGTCTTCTACTACCTCACCGTCTACAACGAGCCGATCCAGCACCCGGCGGAGCCGGCGAACGTCGACGTGGAGGGCATCCTCAAGGGCGTCCACCGCTTCAGCGAGGGCACTTCGGGTTCGATCCCGGCTCAGGTCCTGGCGTCGGGCGTCGCGGTTCCGTGGGCGCTGGAGGCGCAGCGGATCCTCGCCGCCGACTGGAACGTCAGGGCGGACGTCTGGTCGGCGACCTCCTGGAACGAGCTGCGGCGCGAGGCCGTCGAGGTGGAGCGGCACAATCTGCTGCATCCCGAGGAGGAGCAGCGCGTGCCGTATGTGACGCGGAAACTGAGCGGTTCCGAGGGACCGTTCGTGGCCGTGTCGGACTGGATGCGATCGGTTCCCGACCAGATCGCGCGCTGGGTGCCGGGGACGTACCAGTCGCTGGGCGCGGACGGTTTCGGCTTCGCGGACACCCGCGGGGCGGCGCGGCGCTTCTTCCACATCGACGCGCAGTCGATCGTGGTCGCGGTGCTGACCGAGCTGGCCCGTGAGGGCAAGGTCGACCGGTCGGTGCTGAAGCAGGCGATCGACCGCTACCAGCTGCTCGAAGTGGCGGCGGCCGATCCCGGAGCCGCCGGCGGCGACGCGTAG